In the genome of Populus nigra chromosome 19, ddPopNigr1.1, whole genome shotgun sequence, the window TTTGATCATTACTCTAATGAAGTACAGGAATATTTGAGTGCTGAAGCAGTCCCCTTACTGGTAAGTCCACTGTACAGATAAAATGCATGTGAATGGTTTGATATCGATGAGTGCATGTTACTTCTATCCTGAAAATTACTTCTTTTGTATGTAAAACTATGAAACTGAGAATAACTTGGTAATAAATTGGCCAGGTTGAACAGCAAACTACAACGACTAGCTCAACCAACAGAATTGCTAGAAAAGCCCAGATAAAAGCTTTAATTGCCAAGGAGAAATTTTCAAGAACACGGTCACAGAAAGCTGATCCAGTCCACCAATTAGAACCTTCAGAAAATAGCGTTGCTACAATAAATAGTGATTGGAGAAATCCAATCATTATTCTTCACAAAAGTGCTGATACTGCTGCCTCCAGATTTCAGGTTCCATCAGTGTCTAAGACAACTGAAGAACTAGTTGCAGACAATAGTACGTATCATCTGCCTGGCACTGTGAATGCCAATGACTGCTCAAAACAAAACCAGCTTTCTGCAGAGGATGCATTTTCCTTGGAGAACTGTGATAACTCATTAAACCTTTCACATGCTAAGCGTCTCAACAGAGAAATTTCATGCCCTCAGTTTAAGGAGAGGGTGGATTTTACGGAGATCCTTAAGGCAAATGAAAAGCTGTTGGAAATCCTACAGGATCCAGGCGTTCAGAACACCCATGTCCAGCAGACTTCCAAAGCAAAGGTAAGATTAAGGAGGTCAGGATCATTTCCTGCAGCTGACTGTTCACACATTACATTTGTTAGGCCTAGTACAATTGAGCACAAGCAGAAGGAAATTTGGTCCTTTCCAAATGGAGTGAAACCATCCATTGGGAATCCAGCACCAAGGTCTACTGCATCCAAGTCTTTGGAAGATTTTTATGGGAAGTCAATAGATTTAAAGGTTAGCAATCATGGAGTCACTTCTAGTGATCAAGAAACACAGTTTTCTTCTCTCGAGTCATCTCAGGGATTACATAAATACAAGTGGCATCTTTCATTTATGAGTCCTTTTAAAggtcttaagaaaaaaataaagtatgcACTCACAGAAAGCAAAAGGGAGAGTGACCATGAATCAACAAATACAAGTCGCTACGAAGTTCCTTCTGGATACAAGTTTTCCACCGATGAGCAAGAGATGTCTAAGAAGTTGAAGGAAATCACAATTCATCAGGATGGTGTAGAAAATCCCACAAGTTTTCAGGAGACGAATAGTTTCGATAATGATCTCAGCAAAGCTCAAGCCCCACGCATAAGAAGAGGATCCTCTCTAAAGGAGTCACTGGATGGTTATGCTCGATTGTTTGAGTACAGTTTCAGTAAACAGGTCAAGTGGAACCAGTATCAATCTAAAAGCTTAAAATTGTCGAGTGAAGATAAATCTCAATCAAGTGGTCTGAAATCCTTCAGAAGGAGACTCTCTCTTCCAGATATCGAGTCTATATATCTCATTCCAAATGAGTCCTCAAGTGATGCGCTTAGTTCAAAGATGTCAACTACGACTGGAATGGACTATGATGCAAATGTTAAAACTGACATTCTTAATGACTTGGAGTCCGTAAGCACTCCTGAAGTTAGAAAACAATTCAAACGACTAGATACTGTTGAAGAAACTGAACTTCAGAGCAACATAGAAGAAAGAGCTGGCAGCATGGACAATAATGAATGTTCAGGTGGTCTAATGGCAAGTATGAACGAAGGAAGTGCTATTACAAGTGAACTAAATCAGGATACAATGGGACCTGAAAGGGGAGATCAGAGTTCTCTGAGTAATCAGGGGATTGGTTCAGCAATCACCTCCATTAAAGAGCATGAAGAACAAAGTCCGATTTCAGTTCTTGAGACTCATTTTCGAGATGATATAACTTGCCTAGTAGAGTTCCCAATGTCAGAAGGTATGGCATACTGTCTCCTCTTCCAAAATGCTTTTATACAAGCCTTAaaatttgtcctttttttttttgctggggATATTTTGTTGAACCAATACCATGTATTATTGGCTTTGCAAGATATGTGAACAGCATTGACTGCATAGATTTAGTGAAAAAACATTCTTTAGACTTGCTAATTTGACCACTCCtgttattcaaattatttttctggaAAAAACCATCTGATAAGTCGAATGTGACAGACTGACCATAAAAGCTTTCTATAATGGAACTTGATTTCCAGAAAATGTCCATAAAAAACTCTCCCCAAAAGTATATACTATTCTTCTGGCAGTATGATTGTATTGGTAGTTAACTGGTTCCCCTAAATTGCATCAGGTTCAGAGCTGCATCCTGGGCACATTTGTGTTGATGAACCAGATTCTCCTGTCACTTTACAAGACAGGTCAACCGGAGATTCCTTGGAAGAAAGTCGCAGCTCTACCAGCCATGCGAATGCAGAAAATGCAAGCACAATGGTTGGTGCTCGATTCCTTCATTTTGAATTGAACAGGCCAGAAGATGATGCTGATTTCAATTATTTGAGAGATGTGCTTGAGGTGTCCGGCTTCATTGGGCCAGAGTCCCTTGGAACATGGTATTCATTAGAGCAGCCCTTGAGTCCAACATTGTTTAAGGCTTTGGAAGCTTATTTGCACAAaggacttgaatcttcctcggaGGATGTTGCCTACAATTGTGATCACCTGCTtctgtttgatttgattaacgAGGAACTGCTCGACATATATGAGAGCTCATTAGCCTACTTCCCCAAGCTCTTCTCTTTCACTCAACGCGTCCGTCCACTGCCCAGAGGAAATAATGTTATTGATGAAGTCTGGAAAAGAATTAGCTGGCACAGGAGGTTAACCTCAGAAATGGAGGAATCAATAGAGGATATAGTAGCTCGAGACTGCGAAAAAGGTGATGGTTGGATGAACCTTCAATTGGATGCTGAGGATGTAGCACTAGACCTGGAAGATTTGATTTTCGACGAGCTTGTAGATGAAGTTATATGTTCATATACACGGTAGACAGTTGAGAGGTCAGATGAACCAGCCTTGCCAAGAAGCCGTTCTGCCTCAAGGCTGGCTCTGTACATAATAGTTTAGTTTCCTTCCAATTCATGTTTACTCTGCCTTTAAATTCCATGGTTTATTGATTGCCTCGAGAGAAGAATTAAGGACTGCCATTGTTAGCTCTGAAAAGTTTCCATGTTTGGAACAACTTGATTTAGAAATAAGACCATAAGACTACTATTATCGACAACCCTTGGattttccaataatattttcacataaaaaataatatcaagtcAAGATATTTAAAATGGCATCCATTATTAGTAATATTAgtatgtttttttcataaatccaattttaaaaaatatgtctcAGATCTCATACAATACTAATTTTGCTATTCTCACCACCGCCTCCCTCTCTGGCTGCTCTGTTGTGTACTGAAGGACATATTCTCCAGGCTGCGCTAACATCCTCTCTCTCAAAGCAAACACCAGGGCAATATCTTGCATTTGTATTTTATTGTATTGTATTCTTTTCCATTCGTCTATATGGCTTTCAAAGTTGTAGAAACTATACCGCTAATAGAGCACAAACTGTTCGTGAGAATTACCgagtgaagaaaataaaaatctcctattcaatgaattatgcaattggGGTCAAAAATAAGCTTTGAAGTTGTTAGGTTAGAGATAAGAAGATTATTAGTGATGAAGTCCGATTTTAGCCGAGACCTGGTGTACaattattaatctcttgtttttaATGATCTAGCCCATCTTTTCTTGGTCAATGAATTATACTTAATACATGTAAAAAGTTCATTTCTTAAAGTTTTGAGATtctctaataattaaattaatatcatataaaagaaaatatacttttttttcctgaaaaaataccctaaaaatagatatatattattcatagtaaagaaaaattgaacCTGTTTTGTGGAGTACATTAGTTTCTTTTATAGCTTTTAAGATCCTctctttatgaaaaaaaaaaaaatttacatatcAGTCAAATATTCATGTCTTGTTATAATAAAATACTTGTAACTTATTAGAGTAAAATATTTCTGATCATGAATTTGACGGTTCACCTAACTCACATAAGCTTGAGCTCAGCGCTTAGTTGAATTCAAAAACAGCGATTCTGGTAGTTTGTCAAACCAACACAGATTTAAGCTCAACACTTGACTAGGTTTAAAGATAACGGTATCTAAACTTTGATATTTGTTCCAAAAATGAGGATTTACGAAAAACAAAGAATGTTAATGCATCAATTAGTGTGAACAAATTAACTTCTTAAGGTTTGGGATGACTTTAGAGTTTTACTTTAACTGTTTGCAAATAAATTACATTGCTATTTGTTGAATCAAGATTGACGACGTGTATGAAGAAGTATCCAGTGTGTGCTGTCTTGGAAGAGGGGCTGAAAGTTGGTCTTAGGATGCTCATAGATAGTGGAGAATCACTGAGACTGAGTTTAGAAAATATTGATTGTTATTGATAAGTTTGATGGAGATACTGAATCTAAAGTTATAACAGCCTACTATAGAAAAACTTGCCTAGCAGAAGCTCGGTAGCAGCTGAATTCCTGGGTTTCTTCAgaagtgctttttttttgttgcaactcATTGTATAGACTGCTGGTGATTGAAGGTTCTGCTGGAATGAGTTTTGCTTCTCTTTGATTGTTTATCAATTGAAACATGGATCTGTAATTGCATCAAGTAGCTGTCAAGTTTATGTGCCTAATCGACATTCTCTTCATATCTAATGCAGATCCAATGATTTTCAAGAACTACCTCCCGGAAGGTTTCTACATGACATATATACTTTATCTATGATAACCCACATATATTTCCATATTTTTATTAGCATGGAAGAAAGTTTCACTTACGGTGCTTGCTCCTGCAAAGTTCAGTCTATAGCTTTTAACATAGAAGGCAGCAGAACGCACCATGACAGATTTTCTTGGTCTGTGTGCAGGTTTCTGCCTCTGGATGATAGCATTTGATGTTAATTGTTCCTCGATTTTTGTCTGGTCTCAGTTTTTGTTGAGTTTCCAATATATCCTTGGTTTCTGTTGTTATAATGGTATGATGAGCTAGTAACAGACAGTTTACTTTACTATGAGAGCCTCCCTATCTGAATAAGAGGAAGCCCCATGCCAGAAGCTCGCAGTAGCTGAGCTAGTAATGGACAGTCCTGCGTTCCAAGGTCATAGCAGAAGCTCCGAAAGCAATTTTGCCATCATCAGATGCAAAGGCATTGATCATCAGTAGTGGATTTCATCATCGGTCTCTGCCTCTAGTCTATATGATTCAGCTCCACTTCTATCTTAAGCACATGGACGCATTGCAGATCAAGAATATTGTATTGTGAACAGGGCCTCTAGTCTACTCTGCAATCCTGGGATTCTTTCCTCTATCTTATTACTAATCAaatttatctctttaatttctCAAAAGGCAACAGGAAAACATATAGAAATAAGCAAAAgctagcttttttaaaaaatatacaatgcaaaagggaaaaacaaatcagGCCTTTATAGAAGAGAAAAGAGTGGCAGACAAAATTTGGAGTTTGACGCGAGAATAATTCGCTGACAAAAGCAAACTCCACTATGGAAGGACACAGGGCATTCAAGCCCCACTGCACACTAGCAATGGAGATCATTGCCTCTCTTTTCTAAATCGTAGCATGCCTGTCAAATGGCTTGAGAAGCGCAGTGCCCAAAGCATCCACAAATCCTTGACTctgtttcactttttttttaatccaatttgattttttttaagtgatttatattttttttattcatttttttaaatttttatattaaatttgatttttattttttttatatttcttctaattaaattttattttcaatttaatcctttaaaatttaattttatttaatttttatatcaaatttgttctttattttattcttttgattgttctttatttttttttaatctttttcccaattaaattttatttttaagttaatctcttagcatttaatttcaaaatatttttatataaaattcaattcttatttttttattgtcatttcttttatagtggagctttttttttgttgtattttttttcaaactcatcCATcactattttattaatttgtaattttacttatttattttttagagtttattttttatgaggttgatTTCTTACTCATGATCAGAGTTAAGGATTTTAGAAGTTGaagttgaatttgaatttggtttattttagattctttttaattattatattttcattctcatacatttgatttattagaaattgatttttgagttatctcaatcttataccATTAATCGTAGGTCAACGGGttgacataaatatttttttcattgtttttttttaaattagttttttttttaattttatatttaagttgtttaataattaagatttttatttttatttagtttattttaaatgagATTATCTCAGTTGTAAATTAGCTGATTTCATTAAATCTATTTGAATCAATAATCCCGAATTTGAAgttgatgatatttatatatatatatatatatatatatatatatgaaaaaaatttagcagACCCATAGCGATGAGATATGCGAGAGAAACATCAAGGCCAGACATATCATTACATTACAGACACGCCAGTCTTTATGGAGCAAAAGTGAAGAGTGTGATCTCATAGTGGATTCTCGGACACGAAGTTCTCTGCTTCCATGCAGTACAGTAGCTAAGCTGTCTGAAGCCACAATTCCACTATCCTTCCGTTCCATAATTGCCCTACAACCCATTGTTGAATTAGACGTACGTCCTTTGTAAAGAAGACGACGATCCACCACAAGAAACAGACTTGGGACATCCAACCAAGTAGTAGCTTGTAACAAAatataaggaccaaattgaactaATATTTCTCACGAGACTCCACCAGCAGCTGCAATCGTCAAAGTTGATTTATAGCCTAttaatttttgcatttcaatttttatttttatttttaaatcgttttaacgTGGTGatgttaaaagtaatttttaaaaaataaaaaatatatcatttttatatatttattaatgataaatattttaaaaaataattattattataatccgAAACAAGTCTGGCATGTGATGATCATACTCAATCGCGCAACTCGTTTGAATAGCTggggaaaaaaagtaaaatccaAGAAAGAAACAAGTTGGGTTTTTTAAGAATACATGAAGCTCCTCTTTGTATGTATGAGCTTCATTCATTGACcgaattataatttttgcttCACCAATATGATGAAAGGacactaattaattatatgtaaaGCAATGGTATCATCGGTGGTGCATGACTAAGAATATTTAATGAAGTCGATCTAGACATCTAATGTCTAAATCAAAAGGGAATATGTCAAATGTTGCTAGATGCTAAATAGGAACtcgttagtttttattttttaaaaaagcaatttttttaaaaaaataaattcaaattaatatattaaagtcaaaaataattttaaaacatttaaaaaaataattacaccgtattcatatttttaaacGGCCACTAAATTACTCGATCTCCATAACATCATGCATCATGCTTTCTTGCTTCTCCCCGTTTACTTTCTTGTAAGGCATTCGATGAATTGGTGagtaatttattaatttcaattatatgatAATGCTACGAGCGAATCCTTTTCATGTGGACCCACCAAGGTTCGATATTACCA includes:
- the LOC133679545 gene encoding uncharacterized protein LOC133679545, with translation MGRQLERQVSGVGFEDYHPGCMWGVLQILDYHYWHSTKKSPLRRKHGRCCQNPKTISFDHYSNEVQEYLSAEAVPLLVEQQTTTTSSTNRIARKAQIKALIAKEKFSRTRSQKADPVHQLEPSENSVATINSDWRNPIIILHKSADTAASRFQVPSVSKTTEELVADNSTYHLPGTVNANDCSKQNQLSAEDAFSLENCDNSLNLSHAKRLNREISCPQFKERVDFTEILKANEKLLEILQDPGVQNTHVQQTSKAKVRLRRSGSFPAADCSHITFVRPSTIEHKQKEIWSFPNGVKPSIGNPAPRSTASKSLEDFYGKSIDLKVSNHGVTSSDQETQFSSLESSQGLHKYKWHLSFMSPFKGLKKKIKYALTESKRESDHESTNTSRYEVPSGYKFSTDEQEMSKKLKEITIHQDGVENPTSFQETNSFDNDLSKAQAPRIRRGSSLKESLDGYARLFEYSFSKQVKWNQYQSKSLKLSSEDKSQSSGLKSFRRRLSLPDIESIYLIPNESSSDALSSKMSTTTGMDYDANVKTDILNDLESVSTPEVRKQFKRLDTVEETELQSNIEERAGSMDNNECSGGLMASMNEGSAITSELNQDTMGPERGDQSSLSNQGIGSAITSIKEHEEQSPISVLETHFRDDITCLVEFPMSEGSELHPGHICVDEPDSPVTLQDRSTGDSLEESRSSTSHANAENASTMVGARFLHFELNRPEDDADFNYLRDVLEVSGFIGPESLGTWYSLEQPLSPTLFKALEAYLHKGLESSSEDVAYNCDHLLLFDLINEELLDIYESSLAYFPKLFSFTQRVRPLPRGNNVIDEVWKRISWHRRLTSEMEESIEDIVARDCEKGDGWMNLQLDAEDVALDLEDLIFDELVDEVICSYTR